ACGAAAGCCACCTGGGACGACATCGTATTCAATGATAAAGTGATGGCGAACCTTAGTCGGATGGTCGCGCCGATATTAATTTATATTGCCATCCCTATTGCATTCCCCGACCATGCGGATTCCGCCTTGCTCGACTTCCTACGCCGGCTTTGTATGATTTACATACTTGCCGTATTCCTGCGCTTCGTAAGTGCCCTGTTTACTGCCATCTACCTGGTATACAGTGCCCGCGAGCAATATAGAGACAAACCTCTGAAAGGACTTTTGCAAACAGCGCAAGGCATTCTTTTCTTTATAGGAGCTATCATTATCATCAGTATCCTGATAAAGCAGAATCCTGCGGTATTGCTGACCGGCCTCGGCGCTTCCGCCGCCGTCCTGATGTTGGTTTTCAAAGACAGTATCATGGGCTTTGTTTCCGGCATTCAGCTTTCCGCCAATAATATGTTGAAAGTAGGAGACTGGATTACGATGCCGAAATATGGTGCGGACGGAACAGTGATAGAAGTTTCATTGAATACGGTAAAGGTACGCAACTTCGACAATACCATCACCACCCTTCCCCCTTACCTGCTGGTCAGCGACTCTTTCCAGAACTGGCAAGGGATGCAGGAATCCGGCGGTCGTCGTGTGAAACGTTCCATCAATATCGACATGACCAGCGTACACTTCTGCACACCTGAAATGTTGGCAAAGTATCGGAAGATACAAATATTGAAAGACTACGTGGACGAAACGGAGAAAGTGGTGGAAGACTATAATAAAGAACATAATATTGACAACTCAGTGTTAGTAAACGGCCGCCGGCAAACCAATTTGGGAGTTTTCCGCGCCTATCTGACTAATTATCTGAAAAGTCTGCCTACCGTTAATCAGGATTTGACTTGTATGGTACGCCAGCTCCAGCCTACTGAAACCGGTATCCCGTTGGAACTTTATTTCTTTTCCGCCAATAAAGCGTGGGTTGCCTATGAAGGCATACAGGCAGATGTATTCGACCATGTGCTTGCCATTATCTCTGAATTCGACCTGCGCGTATTCCAAAACCTGTCGGGTGCGGACTTGCACCGGATAGGAGTAAAGATAGAAAATTGAAAAGCACAATAAAACAAATAATATTCCAATAAAATCACAATAAACTACGTATATTATGAACGCACCTTTACCTAACCAAATTATCCGTGAGATTACTCCTTTATCAGACAAGGACTGTTTTTATATCGCGGAACGTTATAAGACGGAATTCACTTATCCCATTCACAACCATTCCGAGTTCGAACTGAACTTTACGGAGAAAGCGGCGGGAGTGAGAAGAGTGGTCGGAGATTCTTCCGAAGTGATAAGTGACTATGACCTGGTCTTGATAACAGGTAAAGACCTCGAACACGTATGGGAGCAGAACGAGTGCCGTTCGAAGGAGATACGGGAGATAACGATTCAGTTCTCTTCCGACCTCTTCTTCAAGAGTTTCATCAATAAGAATCAATTCGACTCCATCCGCCGGATGCTGGATAAGGCGCAGAAAGGACTTTGTTTTCCGATGTCCGCGATTCTTAAAATATATCCGTTATTGGATACGCTTGCTTCCGAGAAACAGGGATTCTATGCAGTCATCAAGTTTATGACGATTCTCTACGAACTCTCCCTTTTCGAAGAAGAATCCCGCACGTTGTCCAGTTCGTCGTTTGCCAAGATAGATATTCATTCCGACAGCCGACGTGTGCAGAAAGTGCAGGAGTATATCAACTCCCATTATCAGGAAGAGATTCGTTTAGGGCAGTTGGCAGATATGGTCGGAATGACGGACGTATCATTCAGCAGGTTCTTCAAACTGCGTACGGGAAAGAATCTTTCCGATTATATCATTGATATCCGTCTTGGTTTCGCTTCCCGCCTGTTGGTGGATTCCACCATGTCGATAGCCGAAATCTGCTATGAGTGCGGATTCAATAACCTTTCCAATTTCAACCGTATCTTCAAGAAGAAAAAGGCTTGCTCGCCTAAAGAATTCCGTGAGAATTACCGGAAAAAGAAGAAGCTGGTTTAACAAATCGAGTGCTATCTTACAATTAAATGATGATTATAATTTAGGCACGGATTACACGAATTTCACGGTTTACTGAAATATGATTGTACAAAGCAACAGTGTAATCCGCGTAATCCGTGCCTAGATTTAAATCTCCGCAGGGAGTAATTGGGAAAACCATGCCTGAAGTAGTTTCTGCCATGCTGAAACTAAATGTTTTTCATGCGTTGAAACAAACTGTTTCACACCGAGAAACAAACAGTTTCACACCGGGAAACGAAGTGTTTCACACCGAGAAACAAAGTGTTTCAACTGATGAAACAAATTTTGGAACTGGCGGAGAGGAGAAATTCCGGTAAAGAGACAAGCATGTAATACGCTTGCAACCTATCTTTCAACCGATTGTCTTTTCTTCGTCTTATCATTGTAATACCCACCCCCTACCTTTGCCCACGGATTTAAAAACGTAGAGTAAAGTTAGATGAAAAAACAATTTCTTATTAAATTCTCAGTGGCAGCCTTCTTCTGCCTGTTGTGTGTACTTCCCGCATCGGCTGCCAATATCAAGATTAAAGGAGCTGTGAAAGACAAGCTTTCCAAAGAACCTTTGATAGGAGCTACCATCCGCTTGATAGGAACTCAGACCGGTGCAGTTACCGATATGGATGGTAATTTCGAATTGAACGACAGAGGGCTGCTGGAAGGAATGTATGATGTAGAAATAAAGTATATAGGATATAAGACAGAAGTACGCCGCAAAGTCCGTGTGGAAAACGGGAAATTGGTGATACTGAACCTCGAACTTGAAACGGACGCGCAAGAACTTTCTGACGTTGTGGTCGTGGCGAAAAAGAATCGTGAAAACGAGAATATGCTTTTGCTCGAACAGCAGAAAGCAGTAATTGCCGTACAGTCCGTCAGCGTGAAAGAACTCTCCCGCAAAGGCGTTTCCGACGCGGAAGGTGCTGTAACCAAAGTTTCCGGAGTATCCAAGCAAGACGGAGTGAAGAACGTCTTTGTCCGCGGGCTGGGCGACCGCTATAACGCTACCACCTTCAACGGTTTCTCCCTTCCTTCCGAAGACCCCGAATATAAGAATATCTCTCTCGACTTTTTTGGAACGGACGTCATCCAGTCCGTAGGCGCCAATAAGGCTTTTCATGCAGGCGGCAGCAGTGATGTCGGCGGCGCGACGATTGACATCGTCTCTAAAGAACTGATAGGCAGCGGAAACCTAGGCTTCGGCATTTCCGGCGGATTGAATACACAGACCTTGACTGCCGACTTTCTCAAAATGGACGGAGTGAACTTTATGGGCTTTTCCAACCGCACCGAACCCGCTGACGAAAACACCTGGGGATTCAAGAATAAGCTCGACCCTTCCGAAAAGCATCTCCAGATAAACCGCAGTTACAGCATTTCCGGTGGAAAACGTTTCTATGTAGGAAAGGACAAGAACCCGCTTTCTTTCTTCCTGACCGCCGGGCATACAACGGATTATCAGTACACGGACGAAGTGATACGCAACACTACCACCAGCGGTACGGTCTACAAAGACATGCAGGGAAAGAAATATGCGGAGAATATCAGCCAACTGGCGCTTGCCAACGTAGACTACGATATGAACAACCGTCACCATGTCAGCTATAACTTTATGATGGTACATGCCAATACGCAGTCGGTAGGCGATTATAACGGCAAGAACTCTATCTTTAGCGATGATTATGAAAACCTGGGACTTACCCGTCGCCAACAATCCAATGACAACCTGTTAATCGTCAATCAGTTGATGACCAACTGGGGACTGACAAAATCATTAAGCCTGGACGCCGGCGCTTCCTACAACATAGTGAAAGGATACGAACCGGACCGTCGCATCAACAATATTACGAAAGCGGAAAACGGATACACCCTGTTGCGGGGGAATTCGCAGCAACGGTATTTCTCCTCCCTGAACGAAGATGATATCAATGTAAAGGCAGGCTTGGTCTACCGTCTGAAAGATGATGTGGAAGAAATATCCAATATCCGTCTCGGCTATACAGGCCGGTTTGTAGACGATAACTTCAAGGCTACGGAATATAACCTGACCGTAGGGCATGCTTCCGACTTCCCCTCGCTGGACGGTTTCTCGCTCGACGATTATTACAACCAGGAAAACTTCTCTTCCGACTGGTTCAAGATTCAGAAGAATGTAGATAAATATACGGTTAAAAAGAATA
The DNA window shown above is from Bacteroides faecium and carries:
- a CDS encoding mechanosensitive ion channel family protein is translated as MDEVKEVIDIAPVTLVNGETENAGDAMMQGVNNTLLSMGVDEVWADKIDNFVILLIIIGVALLANLICRKIILRTVARLVKQTKATWDDIVFNDKVMANLSRMVAPILIYIAIPIAFPDHADSALLDFLRRLCMIYILAVFLRFVSALFTAIYLVYSAREQYRDKPLKGLLQTAQGILFFIGAIIIISILIKQNPAVLLTGLGASAAVLMLVFKDSIMGFVSGIQLSANNMLKVGDWITMPKYGADGTVIEVSLNTVKVRNFDNTITTLPPYLLVSDSFQNWQGMQESGGRRVKRSINIDMTSVHFCTPEMLAKYRKIQILKDYVDETEKVVEDYNKEHNIDNSVLVNGRRQTNLGVFRAYLTNYLKSLPTVNQDLTCMVRQLQPTETGIPLELYFFSANKAWVAYEGIQADVFDHVLAIISEFDLRVFQNLSGADLHRIGVKIEN
- a CDS encoding AraC family transcriptional regulator produces the protein MNAPLPNQIIREITPLSDKDCFYIAERYKTEFTYPIHNHSEFELNFTEKAAGVRRVVGDSSEVISDYDLVLITGKDLEHVWEQNECRSKEIREITIQFSSDLFFKSFINKNQFDSIRRMLDKAQKGLCFPMSAILKIYPLLDTLASEKQGFYAVIKFMTILYELSLFEEESRTLSSSSFAKIDIHSDSRRVQKVQEYINSHYQEEIRLGQLADMVGMTDVSFSRFFKLRTGKNLSDYIIDIRLGFASRLLVDSTMSIAEICYECGFNNLSNFNRIFKKKKACSPKEFRENYRKKKKLV
- a CDS encoding TonB-dependent receptor, yielding MKKQFLIKFSVAAFFCLLCVLPASAANIKIKGAVKDKLSKEPLIGATIRLIGTQTGAVTDMDGNFELNDRGLLEGMYDVEIKYIGYKTEVRRKVRVENGKLVILNLELETDAQELSDVVVVAKKNRENENMLLLEQQKAVIAVQSVSVKELSRKGVSDAEGAVTKVSGVSKQDGVKNVFVRGLGDRYNATTFNGFSLPSEDPEYKNISLDFFGTDVIQSVGANKAFHAGGSSDVGGATIDIVSKELIGSGNLGFGISGGLNTQTLTADFLKMDGVNFMGFSNRTEPADENTWGFKNKLDPSEKHLQINRSYSISGGKRFYVGKDKNPLSFFLTAGHTTDYQYTDEVIRNTTTSGTVYKDMQGKKYAENISQLALANVDYDMNNRHHVSYNFMMVHANTQSVGDYNGKNSIFSDDYENLGLTRRQQSNDNLLIVNQLMTNWGLTKSLSLDAGASYNIVKGYEPDRRINNITKAENGYTLLRGNSQQRYFSSLNEDDINVKAGLVYRLKDDVEEISNIRLGYTGRFVDDNFKATEYNLTVGHASDFPSLDGFSLDDYYNQENFSSDWFKIQKNVDKYTVKKNIHSAYAEATYQFTSHWIANLGLKYDNVDINVDYNVNRGGSEGSNTIRKDYFLPSLNLKYNLNEKHSLRLGASKTYTLPQAKEISPYRYVGVNFNSQGNPDLKPSDNYNLDLKWDFNPSPSELISLTAFYKHIKDPISRIEVASAGGYLSYENIADKATVAGVEVEIRKNLFVRPVGSAANGMNKLSFGLNGSYIYTNAKMPLATITTGSQLEGAAPWIANFDLSHNFTRGERSFINTLVLNYVSDKIYTIGTQGYQDIMERGCVTLDFVSQARLNKHVSLNLKARNLLNPSYKLSRKANEGGEKIVLGDYKKGINISLGVACTF